The following DNA comes from Mesoplodon densirostris isolate mMesDen1 chromosome 9, mMesDen1 primary haplotype, whole genome shotgun sequence.
ATATTGTGGAGAGGTACTTGATCATAAAGAGTTTAAAGCCCGGGTAAAGGAGTATGCACGAAACAAAAACACCCACCACTATTTCATGGCCCTGAAGAATGATGAGATAATAGATGCCACTCAGAAAGGAAACTGCTCCCGGTTCATGAATCACAGCTGTGAACCAAACTGTGAGGCTCAAAAATGGATTGTGAACGGACAACTGAGAGTTGGGTTTTTTACCACCAAACTGGTTCCTTCAGGCTCAGAGCTAACATTTGGCTATCAGAAAGAAGTGCAGAAATGTTTCTGTGGGTCGGCTAATTGCCGGGGTTACCTGAGAGGAGAGAACAGAGTCAGCATCAGAGCAGCAggagggaaaatgaagaaagaacgATCTCGGAAGAAGGATTCGGTGGATGGAGAGCTAGAAGCTCTGATGAAGAATGGTGAGGGTCTCTCTGATAAAAGCCAGGTGCTCAGCTTATCCTGGCTAATGGTTACAATTGAAACTTTGGAACAGAAACTTACCTGTCTCAAGCTCATACAGAACACACATTCACAGTCTTGCCTGAAGTCCTTTCTGGAACATCATGGGCTGTCTTTGCTGTGGATCTGGATGGCAGAACTAGGTGATGGCCGGGAAAGTAACCAGAAGCTTCAGGAAGAGATTATAAAGACTTTGGAACATTTACCCATTCCTACTAAAAATATGTTGGCGGAAAGCAAAGTACTTCCTATTATTCAACGTTGGTCTCAAACCAAGACTGCTGTCCCTCAGCTGAGTGAAGGAGATGGGTATTCTAGCGAGAATACATCACGTGCTCACATACCACTCCACACACCTGATCCTTCCACCAAGCTGAGCATAGAAGCTGACACAGACACCCCCAAGAAGCGAATGTTTCACAGACTTAAAATTATCAGTGAAAGTAGCATGGACAGTGCGATCTCTGAGGCTACCAGCAAGCTAGAAGGCAACAATGGCAAAGAGAACCCTGAGCAGTTAGAAAACGTCCCtgtagaagaagaggaagagttaCAGTCTCAACAGCTACTCATACAACAGCTGCCTGAATCTAAAGTTGATAGTGAAATTGCTGTGGAGGCCATTAAGCTACCCACATCTGAACCAGAGGCTGACACTGAAATAGAGCCTAAAGAGAGCAATGGCACAAAACTAGACGAACCTATTGCTGAGCAAACACCATCCCAAGATGAAGAGGAGGGGGTATCTGATATGGAGAGTGAGAGGAGCCAGGAACAGCCAGATAAAACAGTAGATATAAGTGATTTGGCCACCAAGCTCCTGGACAGTTGGAAAGACCTAAAGGAGGTATATCGAATTCCAAAGAAAAGTCAAACTGAAAAGGAGAGCACAATAACTGAACGAGGAAGGGATGCTCTTGGCTTCAGAGATCAAACAGTTGCCCCAAAGACTCCTAACAGGTCAAGAAAGAGAGACCCAGacaaacaaactcaaaataaagagaaaaggcaaCGAAGGGGCTCCCTCTCACCACCACCTTCTCCCTATGAGCGGGGAACAAAAAGGCCAGGTGACAGATATGATACACCAACTTCCAAAAAGAAAGTACGAATTAAAGATCGCAATAAACTTTCTACAGAGGAGCGTCGAAAGTTGCTTGAGCAGGAGGTAGCTCAGCGGGAGGCTCAACAACGACAGCAGCAGATGCAGAACCTGGGAAGGACGTCTCCACTGCCCTATGACTCTCTTGGCTACAATGCCCCTCATCACCCCTTTGCTGGCTACCCACCAGGTTATCCCATGCAGGCCTATGTGGATCCCAGCAATCCTAATGCTGGAAAGGTgctcctccccacacccagcaTGGATCCTGTGTGTCCTCCTGCTCCTTATGGTCATTCTCAGCCCTTGCTGGGACTTTCTACAGAACCCCTTGCTGCCCCTCCACCTGTGCCAGTGGTGCCACATGTGGCAGCCCCTGTGGAAGTTCCCAGTTCGCAGTATGTGGCCCAAAGTGATGGTGTGGTACACCAAGACTCCAGAGTCACCGTCTTGCCAgtgccagccccaggcccagtccAGGGACAGAATTATGGGGTTTGGGATTCAAACCAACAGTCCGCGAGTGTACAGCAGCAGTACTCTCCTGCACAGTCTCAAGTAACCATAGATTATCAAGGACAGGCTTGTCCAACTGTCTATGGTGTGACATCACCCTATTCACAGACAACTCCACCAACTGTACAGAGTTACGCCCAGCCAAGTCTTCAGGACATCCAGGGACAACAGCTTTTCACAACTCACCCACAAGGAGTGGTGGCACAGCCAGCCACAGCCATGACTACAATAGTTGTACCGGGGCAGCCTCAGCCCTTACAGCCACCTGAAATGGTTGTGACAAATAATCTCCTGGATTTaccatccccacctcctcccaaaCCAAACACCATTGTCTTACCTCCCAACTGGAAGACAGCCCGAGACCCAGAAGGGAAGATTTACTACTACCATGTGATCCCAAGGCAGATTCAGGGGGATCCTCCTACTTGGGAAAGCCCAGGAGATGATGCCAGCCTTGAGCATGAAGCTGAGATGGGCCTGGGAACCCCAACATATGATGAAAATCCCATGAAGACCTCAAAAAAGCCTAAGACAGCAGAAGCACACACCTCCAGTGAGCTGGCTAAGAAAAGCAAACAAGTATTCAGAAAAGAGATGTCCCAGTTCATCGTCCAGTGCCTGAACCCTTACTGGAAACCTGACTGCAAAGTGGGAAGAATTACCACAACTGAAGATTTCAAACACCTAGCTCGCACGCTGACTCACGGCGTTATGAGTAAGGAGCTGAAGTACTGTAAGAACCCCGAGGACCTGGAGTGCAATGAGAATGTGAAACGCAAAACCAAGGAGTACATTAAGAAGTACATGCAGAAGTTTGGGGCTGTTTACAGACCCAAACAGGTCACTGAATTAGAGTGACCTTCAGGGCCAGGGTGGGAGGGCGGGCAAGCTGGTAGGAGAGACTCTGGGGAGAAGAAAGCCCGTgggccctctctccccaccccactgtcAGGGCTGTGCTACTGATGACACATCACCCTGGGGAATCCAAACCTGCAGATTTCAACTGAAAGCCACAAAAATGAGCTCCACCTACAACAAGCAGTCCCTGGTTGTGAGCTGTTGGGAGAGGCCATCTCATGCAAAGGTTTAGGCCCTTGAGACCTTCCCTTCTGTGACCCTGGCCAGGCCTGACCCCATTCTCAAGCCTGGGTCTCCTCCTTGGCGGTGCTGTCAGCGCACAGACTCATGCACATCCCCACCCACGACCCCTTACCCTGACGAtctgtattatattttaatgtatacgtgaatatattgaaaataatttgtaaaaaaaacaaaaaacatcataAGCTATTCAAATTCCAGGAGAAATACTCAAACACTCTTATCTTCAAGACAATGTTGGAAGATGGTAGTGCCCATATGCATTACTCTATCTTGATCTCAATGAAAGGAATCAGTAAGACCGAATGACGACAGCACTGCACGCTGGGGTCTCCTGAGTTTCTGATGAAAACCTGAAGAATGAGAGCATTATCAGACATACTAAGCACACACTAACACAATGCTGAAGAGTCAAGCTTCTTAATTGTATAGAAATATGAGCTGTCTGGATTAAGGTTTAATAAAAAATGCATTATAGTGTTAGAAAACTCTGAGTGCTTATGTAAAAACATGTACCTTTTTAAGACTAGTTCtaagtgtattcttctgctttagGGCCATCTGTATAAATGGTATTAACTATGGCTGAGACACAACATACAAGTAAACACTTAAGACGGAGAAAAACTGAAGAGTGCAGTGggcttgaaaaaaaaagtaaaaaatataatgtaaacTCTGTTAACAGAAAATTtcttaccaaaagaaaaaaaaatacaaatttcataatattttcattttgggaagTCTaaccagaaagaggaaaattaaaTCGGTACTTTCAAGGGGTCCTGCATGCCAAACACTACAAAATTATCCCCGTTAGCAGTACTGTAAActtccaggaaagagaaataaagcttcTCTCTGGAACTTCACCTATATAACAGTACAACACTCTCTGGTAATATTTCAGTACCAGGGTACAAGCTAGGGAAACACAGGAGAGGTAATCTGAGCAAGCGCAACTTTCTaagaattaaatgtttttaagttcAACAGAGCttatgggacttctctggcggtccactggttaagactccgcgcttccactgtaggAGGCACAGATTCGATCCGGgtcggggactaagatcccgcgtgccacatagctcggccaaaacaaaacaaaacaaaaaaacaaaaacaagagcttAAAGTTCTGTAAAATCTAGAAAATAGTatgtcagttcctcaaaaaaaacatagaattaccatatgatccagcaagtcccCTTCTGGTgatatactcaaaagaactgaaagcagggactccaacagatatttgtacacctggGCTCATaacagtattcacaatagccaaaacgtgGAAGCTACCCAAGTGTGTATCAACAGATGActaggtaaacaaaatgtggtacacacaatattattcagccttaaaaagggatGACATTCTGAcacattctacaacatggatgaaccctgaggacattatgttaggtgaaaaaagccagtcacaaaaggacaaatactgtatgattctacttatatgaggtacctagagtagtcaagttCATGGAGAcaaaaagcagaatggtggttgccaggggctgtagggagagagaaatggggagttAGTTAActgtgtttaatgggtacagattttcatttttacgagacgaaaaaagttctggagatgcacggtgatgatggttgcacaacaatgggaATGTACTTAAAGCCACTGAactacacacttaaaaatggttcaagTGGTAAATTGTATGCTATGTGTATTtcaccataatttttaaaaaggaatgaaattctgacatagtctacaacatgatgaaccttgaagatattatgctaagtgaaataagccagacacaaaaaggacaaatattgtatcattCTACTCATAAGGTAATTGGAGTAGtcaaattcctagaggaaaaaaaaagtagaatggtggttaccaggggctgaagAGAGGAGGGGATGGAGAATTATtctttaataggtacagagttttagtttgggaagacaaaaaagttctagagatggggggtggtgatgattgcacaacatgaatgtacttaatgccactgaactgcacgcctaaaaatggttaaaatggcaactTAGAAAATGTAGCAGTATCCAGATCATTTTATATCCTGTTTCAAACCATTGACTCTGGTCCAAGGCCTGGGAACATGAGAAATAAACTAATCCAAATACAAATGAATGCCACCAGATAACAGACTATCACGCCAACAGAAATACCGTCACAAATTCTCATTCATAAGCTCCAATACAACAAGGACATGAAATGACTATATTTGCACTGTCCAAGACTTGGAATGTGGCAGTGCAACTAAGGAATGGATTTCAActtcattttaattaacttaaatttaaacagCCACAATAGCCATGTGGGTAATGGCAGTCATATTAGACAATATAGCCAGAATGGTATACTATTCAGTTGAAAGGCCTTTGGTTTTTATCATTTACTTACACACTCCCATTTTCCAGCAATGCAAAGTATACAGTATTCCTATGTTCACTGAACTAACTGACCCCAAAGAAGTTGTACAcgaacattttctattttctagaagGCTTGCCTTTCAAAAACATGtttatggggttttttgttgttggttttttttgcggtacacgggcctcacactgctgtggcctctcccgttgcggagcacaggctccggacgcgcaggctcagcggccatggctcacgggcccagccgctccgcggcatgtgggatcttcccggaccggggcacgaacccgtgtcccctgcatcggcagacggactctcaaccactgcgccaccagggaggcccacatgttTATGTTTTAAGAGTCACTTGACTGGAGGATGAGAGCAGAAACATTAAAAGATGTCTAGATTTTCAGGTAAATCAAATCAATGACTGCATTACTAGAGCAAAAACAAAGACTCTAGGTTTTAGAACTAGGCTCAAGAATCAAGAAACTCCATAGAGAAAAATTACTAGGAAAGAAGTCTGAAGCTGATACTCCATGACCCACGACCTTCCCGAGATATTTAGAATAAGAAAATTCTCAAGGATATGTCATAAACCAAACACTACAGTGCCATCGATTCCAGctgatttatactttttttttcttttcatcttcccttTTCAGTGTACAGACTGAACTACGCAACTTTTGAGATAACCTCTAACCCACAGATGGTCTCTGTGAAAGTAGTCCCCTTCttataatttaaattacaaaCTTAGAACAAATGAGTAGCACAATTAATTAGCCCTATAAAGAGATGGTCTTCCCTTCCATTGGTTTCTGCATTGTCTACTAATTTTGGTTACTAGAGgtggacaaagaaaactactAAGTATTCAGAGTAGTCCACTGTTAAATAGGCTTCCTTTAAGATCtgtctcaaaataattttttctttcaaaacactTGGAAGACATCAGTGATATCTGCCTATCCCATAACACAAAACCATGGCTGTAGGCTGTTTCCAAGAATTTTGGTggaaaaaaagtttaatgaagGTAGATTCTTCAGAAAATGGCTGTTTTATACAAAtaccagagaaagaggaaaagatgcTAACTCATAGCATGGGCTGAACCATGTCCAAATTATACCGTTATACCAAAATCTATTGTCACCAGGATCATTATAACTATACTAAATGACTCTAAGATTAATGAGTATGGGGAAGAGGGAAATAAGGATAATAGTTTTTCAAAACCTACATTATTCAAAGTGGGTTTGAAACAAACCAGGCAAATTCTGTTCCttaccaatttcatttttttgttaattttcttaggGACTGTACAGTTTTggatctactttattttttatttatttattttttttgcggtacgtgggcctctcactgttttggcctctcccgttgtggagcacaggctctggatgcgcaggcttagcggccatggctcacgagcccagccgctctgcggcgtgtgggatcttcccggaccggggcacgaacccgtgtcccctgcattggcagatggactctcaaacactgtgtcaccagggaaatcccctggATGCTACTTTATATGGCATAATTTTAGTTactacattttctgttttcaactaaagtagatttttttttccccccagccacggtgtgcggcttgtgggatcttaatttcccaaccagggactgaacccggggccctgtgcagtgaaagcagagtcctaaccactggaccaccagggaattctttaCCAATttcaaattgaaaattaaaacactagGCTACTACACTGCATGTCTTGTGACTACTCTAAAACAGATTTTTGGTTTAAAATGTCACTTAGTGACCACTTCAAGAAAGGCTTATTGTGTTACAAAGTTCCTCTCCTTTTCTGTACTCAAGTTGTTCAAAGCATAAAAGGAGGGTAATAAAAACTTATCTCATAaagactgctttttaaaaaagattggaAAGACTGAAAACAGAGCATCATaggaggctgaataatattgtttattttcaatCATCCATGGATGTGTTAGAGAgaagcagcaaaaataaatgaaattcatagaaaaagacaaatctgAGTCATCCAACTGCCCCTTTGGAGGTGCTACAAGCAGCTATGCATTCAGgaacatttttaagaaactgtgtgTCTACAGactgacaaaaaaaaacacatgaaagatgctcaacatcactaatcattagagaaatgcaaatcaaaactacaatgaggtatcacctcacaccagtcagaatggccatcatcaaaaaatctacaaacaataaatgctggagacggtgtggagaaaagggaaccctcttgcactgttggtgggaatgtaaactgatacagccactatggagaacagtatggaggttccttaaaaaactaaaaatagaactaccataagagccagcaatcccaatactgggcatataccctgagaaaaccataattcaaaaagagtcatgtaccacaatgttcattgcagctctatttacaatagccaggacgtggaagcaacctaagtgtctgtcgacagatgaatggataaagaagatgtggcacatatatacaatggaatattactcagccataaaaaggaacgaaattgagttatttgtagtgaggtggatggaccgagagtcagtcatacagagcgaagtaagtcagaaagagaaaaacaaatactgtatgctaacacatatatatggaatctgaaaaaaaaaatgttctgaagaacctaggggcaggacaggaataaagatgcagacgtagagaatggacttgaggacacggggagggggaagggtaagctgggatgaagtgaaagagtggcatggactcatatatactaccaaaggtaaaatagatagccagtgggaagcagctgcatagcacagggagatcagctcggtgctttgtgtccacctagaggggtgggatagggagggtgggagggagacgcaagagggaggagatatggggatatatctatatggatagctgattcactttgttataaagtagaaactaacacacccttgtaaagcaattatactccaatgagatgttcaaaaaaaaaaagaaattctcagaCATCTTCATCATTTCTTAATAATCATGGTTTATTCCTTCAACTATGGGTATCAGATTATATAAACATCTG
Coding sequences within:
- the LOC132495811 gene encoding histone-lysine N-methyltransferase SETD2-like, with translation MACPQTEKFFFHKATEKNSEISFTQLNQKQTDNHLSEIAHPQSDGLESTSHTDIKSDPLGHPSSEEAVKAKITSTQQEELPVYSSDDCEDVSSKSRQQTSFPIRPEGRLGKTESNFSSCEISRVDGFPSSEELRNLGWDFSQQEKPTTRYQQPDSSYGACGGHKYQQSAEQYSGTPNYWQGNGYWDPRSADRPPETGVVYDRIQGQVPDSLTDDREEEENCDQRGGSHISSQSNKFFLSLQKDKASVQAPEISSNSIKDSLAVNEKKDLSKNLEKNDMKDRGPLKNRRQELESDSESDGELQDGKKVRVEVERGETAVPLGSALVGPSCVMEDFRDPQRWKERAKQGKMPCYFDLIEENVYLTERKKNKSHRDFKRMQCQCTPLSKDERAQGEIACGEDCLNRLLMIECSSRCPNGDYCSNRRFQRKQHADVEVILTEKKGWGLRAAKDLPSNTFVLEYCGEVLDHKEFKARVKEYARNKNTHHYFMALKNDEIIDATQKGNCSRFMNHSCEPNCEAQKWIVNGQLRVGFFTTKLVPSGSELTFGYQKEVQKCFCGSANCRGYLRGENRVSIRAAGGKMKKERSRKKDSVDGELEALMKNGEGLSDKSQVLSLSWLMVTIETLEQKLTCLKLIQNTHSQSCLKSFLEHHGLSLLWIWMAELGDGRESNQKLQEEIIKTLEHLPIPTKNMLAESKVLPIIQRWSQTKTAVPQLSEGDGYSSENTSRAHIPLHTPDPSTKLSIEADTDTPKKRMFHRLKIISESSMDSAISEATSKLEGNNGKENPEQLENVPVEEEEELQSQQLLIQQLPESKVDSEIAVEAIKLPTSEPEADTEIEPKESNGTKLDEPIAEQTPSQDEEEGVSDMESERSQEQPDKTVDISDLATKLLDSWKDLKEVYRIPKKSQTEKESTITERGRDALGFRDQTVAPKTPNRSRKRDPDKQTQNKEKRQRRGSLSPPPSPYERGTKRPGDRYDTPTSKKKVRIKDRNKLSTEERRKLLEQEVAQREAQQRQQQMQNLGRTSPLPYDSLGYNAPHHPFAGYPPGYPMQAYVDPSNPNAGKVLLPTPSMDPVCPPAPYGHSQPLLGLSTEPLAAPPPVPVVPHVAAPVEVPSSQYVAQSDGVVHQDSRVTVLPVPAPGPVQGQNYGVWDSNQQSASVQQQYSPAQSQVTIDYQGQACPTVYGVTSPYSQTTPPTVQSYAQPSLQDIQGQQLFTTHPQGVVAQPATAMTTIVVPGQPQPLQPPEMVVTNNLLDLPSPPPPKPNTIVLPPNWKTARDPEGKIYYYHVIPRQIQGDPPTWESPGDDASLEHEAEMGLGTPTYDENPMKTSKKPKTAEAHTSSELAKKSKQVFRKEMSQFIVQCLNPYWKPDCKVGRITTTEDFKHLARTLTHGVMSKELKYCKNPEDLECNENVKRKTKEYIKKYMQKFGAVYRPKQVTELE